From Permianibacter aggregans, a single genomic window includes:
- a CDS encoding dicarboxylate/amino acid:cation symporter codes for MSSGNKLTKWILIALVAGIVFGYVLNRFSSDTAVWVEYFSLITTMFLRLIKMIIAPLVFATLTVGIAKMGDVNTVGRIGFKAFVWFVGASLVSLTLGLILVNLFQPGIDTGIELPDAAATSGLATHSLSLKEFITHLIPTSIADGMAKNEILQIVVFSVFFGVACAGVGERATVLVDALEGLSYVMLKFTMLVMWFAPVAVFAAVSAALAKSGLSVLVTYGTFMLEFFFAIGLLWLLLFVAAWAVLRNRAWRLFRSVREPTMLAFATASSEAAYPKTLAQLEKFGCSNRVASFVLPLGYSFNLDGSMMYCTFATMFIAQAYGIELSLGTQITMLLVLMVTSKGMAGVPRASLVVIAATLVQFNIPEAGLLLLLGIDHFLDMARSATNVIGNSVATAVVSKWEGQLREENALNPELQQAMDPSVPHKDA; via the coding sequence ATGAGCTCTGGCAATAAACTGACTAAATGGATTCTCATAGCACTGGTCGCCGGCATTGTCTTCGGTTATGTGCTGAATAGGTTTTCTTCCGACACCGCTGTTTGGGTCGAGTATTTTTCGCTGATCACGACAATGTTCCTGCGTCTGATCAAAATGATTATCGCGCCGTTGGTGTTCGCGACCTTGACGGTTGGTATCGCCAAGATGGGTGATGTCAACACGGTAGGCCGTATCGGATTTAAAGCCTTTGTTTGGTTTGTTGGTGCCTCACTGGTTTCACTGACGTTGGGCCTGATTCTGGTCAATCTCTTTCAGCCTGGCATCGACACCGGAATAGAATTACCAGACGCCGCTGCAACTAGCGGTTTGGCTACTCATTCGCTCAGCTTAAAAGAATTCATCACCCATTTGATTCCGACCAGCATCGCCGATGGCATGGCGAAAAATGAAATCCTGCAGATCGTGGTGTTCTCGGTGTTCTTTGGTGTTGCTTGTGCCGGTGTTGGCGAACGCGCCACGGTGCTGGTCGATGCACTCGAAGGGCTTTCTTATGTGATGCTGAAATTCACGATGCTGGTCATGTGGTTCGCACCGGTCGCCGTGTTTGCGGCGGTGTCGGCGGCGCTGGCAAAAAGTGGTTTGAGTGTGCTGGTCACTTACGGGACTTTCATGTTGGAGTTTTTCTTCGCGATTGGTCTGCTTTGGTTACTACTGTTCGTTGCTGCCTGGGCCGTGCTGCGTAATCGCGCTTGGCGCTTATTCCGTTCAGTACGCGAACCAACGATGCTGGCATTCGCCACCGCCTCCAGCGAAGCAGCTTATCCGAAAACGCTGGCTCAGTTGGAGAAGTTTGGTTGCAGCAACCGTGTCGCGTCATTCGTGTTGCCGCTCGGTTATTCATTCAACCTCGATGGTTCGATGATGTACTGCACCTTTGCGACGATGTTTATCGCGCAAGCTTATGGCATTGAGTTGTCGCTCGGCACGCAAATCACCATGCTGCTGGTGCTGATGGTCACCTCAAAAGGCATGGCCGGTGTGCCGCGCGCATCGCTGGTCGTTATCGCCGCAACGCTGGTGCAATTCAATATTCCGGAAGCCGGATTGCTGTTGTTACTCGGTATCGATCATTTCCTCGATATGGCGCGCTCGGCGACCAACGTCATTGGCAACAGCGTTGCCACAGCCGTTGTTTCAAAATGGGAAGGCCAGTTGAGGGAGGAAAATGCGCTCAACCCTGAGTTACAACAGGCCATGGATCCGTCGGTGCCGCATAAAGACGCGTAA
- a CDS encoding 5'-nucleotidase encodes MPVSLDGKLVVAVSSRALFDLEEENQLFETTDDRAYMELQMQRLEQPAKPGVAYPLIQKLLRFNEPEQQRVEVVMVSRNDPVSGLRVFRSAEHHGLKVERGVFTRGAPPYKYLDSLNANLFLSANDDDVSAALCTGFPAARVFPQSIKTAEQHPDEIRIALDGDAVLFSDEAERVFQSSGLDAFVDHERSHSQTPLPPGPFQPLLKALHELQQASSHLPIRIRTALVTARSAPAHERAIRTLMSWNIVVDEAMFLGGLEKGPFLKAFAPDFFFDDQTGHCESAATAGPTGHVLSGISNEHRLKRVR; translated from the coding sequence ATGCCGGTCAGTCTCGATGGCAAATTGGTGGTCGCCGTGTCATCACGGGCGCTGTTCGATCTGGAAGAAGAAAACCAGCTATTCGAAACCACCGATGACCGCGCCTACATGGAATTGCAGATGCAGCGCCTGGAGCAGCCAGCGAAACCCGGCGTTGCCTATCCGCTGATCCAAAAGTTGCTGCGCTTCAATGAACCAGAACAGCAGCGCGTCGAAGTGGTCATGGTGTCGCGCAACGATCCGGTGTCTGGCCTGCGTGTGTTCCGTTCTGCTGAACATCATGGCTTGAAAGTCGAGCGTGGGGTTTTTACTCGCGGCGCCCCACCTTATAAATATCTCGACTCATTGAACGCCAATCTGTTTTTATCGGCCAATGATGACGATGTCAGCGCCGCGCTGTGCACCGGCTTTCCGGCCGCACGGGTATTTCCCCAATCGATCAAAACCGCCGAACAGCATCCGGACGAAATCCGCATTGCGCTTGACGGTGACGCCGTGCTGTTCTCGGATGAGGCCGAACGGGTATTCCAGTCCTCCGGACTCGATGCCTTTGTCGATCACGAACGCAGCCACAGCCAAACGCCTTTGCCGCCGGGCCCTTTCCAACCGCTACTGAAGGCGCTGCATGAACTGCAGCAAGCCAGCAGCCATCTGCCCATCCGGATTCGCACGGCCTTGGTCACGGCCCGCTCCGCCCCGGCCCATGAGCGCGCGATACGTACACTGATGAGCTGGAATATCGTCGTCGATGAGGCAATGTTCCTGGGCGGTCTGGAAAAAGGCCCATTCCTGAAAGCCTTCGCCCCGGATTTCTTCTTTGATGACCAGACCGGTCACTGTGAATCGGCGGCAACGGCCGGTCCGACTGGCCATGTGTTGAGCGGTATCAGTAATGAGCATCGGCTGAAGCGGGTACGATGA
- a CDS encoding ATP synthase subunit I produces MRQHPTERGRAFVARVHAWSALLAVIVAAGNGIYGLDAALAALAGGAAVLLPQWYAARRLLQPFGAGQATRFYLALWVFQGLKWLFTVALLGAAFFAMKGQEIHILVGFLLTFQGLWIVPLILDRKGKS; encoded by the coding sequence ATGAGGCAGCACCCTACGGAGCGCGGTCGCGCTTTTGTCGCCAGGGTTCATGCCTGGAGTGCCCTTTTGGCCGTTATCGTTGCCGCCGGCAATGGTATTTATGGTCTGGATGCTGCCTTGGCAGCCTTGGCTGGTGGAGCAGCGGTGTTGTTGCCGCAGTGGTATGCCGCCAGGCGCCTGCTGCAACCGTTCGGCGCCGGACAGGCCACACGCTTCTATTTGGCGCTGTGGGTGTTCCAAGGTTTGAAATGGCTGTTCACGGTAGCGCTGCTTGGGGCAGCGTTTTTCGCGATGAAGGGCCAGGAAATACACATACTGGTGGGCTTTCTGCTGACCTTTCAAGGGTTGTGGATCGTTCCGTTGATTTTGGATCGTAAAGGTAAGTCATGA
- the atpB gene encoding F0F1 ATP synthase subunit A: MSAEGTEHAITTGEYIQHHLTHWQIQAGPLGTINVDTIMWAWITGLIGLFILWKASRKATTGVPGRLQCAVEMMLEMVDEQAKSIIHGDRSFIAPMALTVFLWIILMNTMDLIPVDWIPMLAGQIGYHAFGVDPHHVYMRVVPTADINATLGMSVAVLFLSLYYGVKIKGVGGFSHELVAAPFGNNIVLWPLNLAMQLIEYVAKTLSLGLRLYGNMYAGELLFILIALLGSIALPWESMGGTLGALGGFLAQMSWAIFHILIVILQAYIFMMLTLVYLGQAHDAH; the protein is encoded by the coding sequence ATGAGCGCTGAAGGCACCGAACACGCGATAACGACTGGCGAATATATCCAGCATCACCTTACCCATTGGCAGATCCAAGCCGGCCCGCTCGGCACGATCAATGTCGACACGATCATGTGGGCCTGGATCACCGGCCTGATTGGTCTGTTTATTCTGTGGAAAGCCTCGCGCAAAGCCACGACCGGTGTGCCGGGCCGTCTGCAATGTGCCGTCGAGATGATGCTCGAGATGGTCGATGAGCAGGCCAAGTCGATTATCCACGGTGACCGTTCCTTTATCGCCCCGATGGCGCTGACCGTGTTCCTGTGGATCATCCTGATGAACACGATGGACTTGATCCCGGTTGACTGGATTCCAATGCTGGCCGGCCAAATCGGCTACCATGCTTTCGGTGTCGACCCGCACCATGTCTACATGCGCGTCGTGCCGACCGCCGACATCAATGCCACGCTCGGCATGTCAGTCGCGGTACTGTTCCTGTCGCTGTACTACGGCGTAAAAATCAAAGGCGTTGGTGGTTTCAGCCATGAGCTGGTCGCCGCGCCGTTCGGTAACAATATTGTTCTTTGGCCGCTGAACCTGGCCATGCAGCTGATCGAATACGTCGCGAAAACCTTAAGCTTGGGTCTGCGACTGTACGGCAACATGTATGCCGGCGAACTGCTGTTCATTCTGATTGCATTGCTCGGCTCGATCGCGCTGCCATGGGAAAGCATGGGCGGCACGCTCGGTGCGCTCGGCGGTTTCCTGGCGCAAATGTCCTGGGCAATTTTCCATATCCTGATCGTCATTCTGCAAGCGTACATCTTCATGATGCTGACGCTGGTGTATCTGGGTCAGGCGCACGACGCACACTAA
- the atpE gene encoding F0F1 ATP synthase subunit C, producing the protein MAGLIAIACGIIIGLGAIGACIGIALMGSKFLESSARQPELMGQLQTKMFLLAGLIDAPFIIGVGLALYFVGNPFGG; encoded by the coding sequence ATGGCAGGTTTAATCGCTATCGCTTGCGGCATCATCATCGGTCTGGGCGCTATCGGCGCTTGTATCGGTATCGCGCTGATGGGCTCCAAGTTCCTGGAATCTTCTGCTCGTCAACCAGAACTGATGGGTCAGCTGCAAACCAAAATGTTCCTGTTGGCCGGTCTGATCGACGCCCCGTTCATTATCGGTGTTGGTTTGGCGTTGTACTTCGTTGGCAACCCGTTCGGCGGCTAA
- a CDS encoding F0F1 ATP synthase subunit B has protein sequence MDINSTLLVQSVTFIVFAIFTMKVVWPPLVKAIDERRQKIADGLAAAERGQHDIELAQKKATEILREAREQANDIVEKANKRHAEIVDAAAGDARKEAERIIHGAKAEVTQQVEQAKEALRAQVAALAVAGAEKILQRSVDASAQSELINKLAQEL, from the coding sequence GTGGATATCAATAGCACACTGCTCGTACAGTCAGTCACGTTTATTGTGTTCGCGATTTTCACGATGAAAGTCGTGTGGCCACCATTGGTGAAAGCCATCGACGAACGTCGTCAGAAAATTGCTGACGGTCTTGCTGCTGCTGAGCGTGGTCAACACGATATCGAACTGGCGCAAAAGAAAGCGACTGAAATCCTGCGTGAAGCGCGGGAACAGGCGAATGACATTGTTGAGAAAGCCAACAAGCGCCATGCCGAAATCGTCGACGCCGCGGCCGGTGATGCCCGCAAAGAAGCGGAACGCATTATCCATGGCGCCAAGGCCGAAGTGACCCAGCAAGTTGAACAAGCCAAAGAAGCGCTGCGCGCACAAGTGGCCGCCTTGGCGGTTGCCGGTGCCGAGAAAATTCTGCAGCGCTCGGTCGACGCTTCGGCCCAGTCCGAGCTGATCAACAAGCTGGCGCAAGAACTGTAA
- a CDS encoding F0F1 ATP synthase subunit delta: protein MSELTTVARPYAKAAFEYALENKALSAWADFLQFLAVAVNDESLSALLDNPRVPKETRLAALLAVCEGRLPEGGKAYIEMLAENDRLNTVPEVCALFLIEKAAHEKTVEVTITSAMPMADSEKKTLVESLAKKWQKQVFAKYEVDADLIGGVIVRGNDVVIDGSVRGKLNRLGERLRA, encoded by the coding sequence ATGAGCGAACTCACTACAGTTGCCCGTCCCTATGCCAAAGCCGCTTTCGAGTACGCACTCGAAAACAAGGCGTTGTCGGCTTGGGCAGACTTTCTGCAATTCCTCGCTGTCGCGGTGAATGACGAAAGCCTGTCCGCTTTGCTCGACAACCCGCGCGTGCCCAAGGAGACCCGCCTCGCGGCGCTCCTCGCCGTATGCGAAGGCCGGCTCCCCGAAGGTGGCAAGGCATATATCGAGATGCTGGCGGAAAACGATCGCTTGAACACTGTGCCGGAAGTTTGCGCACTGTTCCTGATCGAAAAAGCTGCCCACGAAAAAACCGTGGAAGTGACCATCACTTCAGCAATGCCAATGGCCGACAGCGAAAAGAAAACGCTGGTCGAGTCCTTGGCCAAGAAATGGCAAAAGCAAGTGTTTGCTAAGTACGAAGTCGATGCCGATTTGATCGGTGGCGTCATCGTCCGTGGCAACGATGTAGTGATCGACGGCTCTGTCCGCGGCAAGTTAAACCGTCTGGGCGAACGCCTCCGGGCCTAA